Genomic window (Subtercola endophyticus):
AACCCGATCGACGTGGTGCGCGCCGGGTTGCAGCAGCAGAAGCGCACCCGGCGGTACCTGCAGATTCTCGAGATCGCCTCGCGCAACGGAGCGGGCTGGCTGTTTCGCGGGCGCAACCGCAACGACGCCGACCTGAACACGTCTGAGCAGCGTGCGGCGGCCATCGTTCGCACCATCAACCAGTCGGGCGTGACGTTCGTCAAGCTCGGGCAGGTGCTCTCGACTCGCCGCGACATCGTGCCCGAGCCGTACCTCACCGCGCTCGCGTCGCTGCAGTCGAGTGCCACGACGATTCCGTGGCCCGCGGTGAAAGCCGTCATCGAAGAAGAGCTCGGCCGGCCGATCTCCGACGTCTTTCAGGCGATCGACGAGTCTCCGCTCGCGGCGGCGTCGGTCGCGCAGGTGCATACGGGCATCCTGCTCGACGGCACGCAGGTCGTGGTGAAGGTGCAGCGGCCGGAGGCGCGGGCACAGGTCGCGGCCGACGTCGACATCATTCTGCGCCTGGCGAAAACGGCAGAGGTGCACACTCAGCAGGGGCGCGATCTGCGCGCCGAGTCGGTGGCGAAGGGGTTCACGCAGACGCTGCTCGACGAGCTCGACTATCGCATCGAGTACTCGAACACGGAGATGATTCGGCAGACCCTCGTGGAGATCGCCAAGCACGCCGACGAGAAAGACATCACCATCGACGTGCCGACGGTGTATCCGCAGGCGAGCACGCGGCGCATGATCACGATGGACCTGGTCGACGGCCAGCCGTTGAGCCGGGCATCCGCTGCCCTCGGTGAGATGACCACCGAGGCTCGGCACACGCTCGCGGTGGGGCTGATGAACGCGGTGCTCGAGCAGATCATCGTGTGCGGCGTCTTTCACGCCGACCTGCACCCGGGAAACGTGATTCTGCGCGAAGACCAGAGCCTCGGGCTCATCGACTTCGGGGCCATCGGCATCATCGAGAAGAGCGCGCGCGAGAACCTGGCGGCGCTGCTGCTGGCGGCGTCGAGCGAAGACGACATCGCGGCGACGGATGCGCTCATGCTCATCGTGGATGTGCCCGAGACCGCCGACATCGAGAGCTTTCGCCACGACATCGGGCTGGTGCTCACCACGGTGCGGTTTCGGCGGGGAGGCGGCGGGTCGATCTTCTCCCTCATGCTCGACGTCATTCGGCAGCACCACATCGCGCTGCCCGCCACGCTCTCGTCGGCGTTCCGCAGCTTCGCCACGCTCGAGGGCTGCCTCAAGGTGATCGTGCCTGACTTCGACCTCGTCACCGAGGCGTTTCCGCGCGTACCCACGCTCATGCGCCGGATGCTCGACCCCAAGCGCCTCGCCATCGGAGTGCAGGCACAGCTCGCCGTGGGCCGCGCGTTGCTGCGCAAGTTTCCGCGGCGCATCGACTCCATCATGGCCAAGCTCGACTCGGGCGATTTCGGAATCCGCATTCGCTCGTTCTCCGAGGGTGACGATCGGCAGTGGCTGAACGGCGTCGTGTCGGAGTTCGTCGGGGTGTTCGTGTCGGTCGCGGCGGTGGTGATCTCGATCATTCTGGTGATCAACGGGGTGGGGCCGCTCATTGCGCCGAACCTGCACCTGTTCGACCTGCTCGGGGCCGTGGTGGGCTTCTTCGGCTTCTTGGGCATCATGCGCTCGGTGCTGCGGGCGTTCTTCGCGAACCGGGGGAGGGTCGGGCGATGAGCGCGGACCTGTCGATCGAGGAGCCACGACGGGCGCCGGCGAGTGTCATCGCGGTGGTGGTGCTGACGTACATCGTGGGGGTGCTCGACATTCTGGCGGGCATCCTGGTCATCTTGCTGCGTTACGCCGACGATATCGACGAACTGGGCGGGCAACTGCCGATCACGCTCATCGGAGCATCGACGCTACTGCTCGGGCTACTCACGATCGCCATCGCGTCGGGGCTGTCGCGCGGCGATTGGATGGCGCGGGTCGCCGCCACCGTGATCTTCGGCATCACTCTCGTGATCGGAGTGCTGGCGCTCGTCGTCGTGCTGCTCGCGCTCGCGACCGGCACAGCGGTCTCGACCTCGACCCTGGTCGCGACGATCGTCGAGGTCGTGCTGGTGGCCAGCGTCATCGTCGCGCTCTACATCGGCCCGGCGGCCCGCTACTTCGCGCGAGCCAGTATTCGAGCCTGACTGCGGCGCACGTAACGCACGTGCACGAACCGTACGATCTCGATGGCGCCGATCGTGAGCGCCGAGATCAGGATGACCAGCAGTGCGGTCGTGAGTGACGGGTTGACCAGCTCGAGAAAGTTCGACACGAGCGGTATCGAGTACACCAAGACGAGGCCGATCATCATGGCCCCGATGATGAGCGTCTTGATGCCGTCGATGGGCCGTGAGAGCACGATGAGAATCCACAAGCCCACGATCGCGAGAATCAGCGTCGACCCGGTGCGCAACTCGGCCTCGCCGATGCCGGCATCGGTCGAGAGTCGCACGTAGAGCGCCAGGGCCAGCGCGATCACGATACCCGCGGGAATCGCGAAGCTGAGCGACCGGCGCAAGAACCCCGGAATGTACCGCCGCGAGTTGGGCATCAGCGCCAGAAAGAACGACGGCAGCCCGATGGTCAGCCCGTCGACAACCGACAGTTGCCGCGGCAGAAACGGAAACTGCAGCAGCAGCGCGCCGAAGATGATCGCCAACCCCGTTGCATACGCGGTCTTGGTGAGAAACAGCATCGACACACGTTCGACGTTCGCGATGACCTGCCGCCCCTCGGCAACCACGCCCGGCAGCCGCGAGAAGCGACCGTCGAGCAGGATGATGCGCGCCACGGCCTTGGTGGCCTGCGAGCCCGAATCCATGGCGATGCCGATGTCGGCTTCTTTGATGGCGAGCGCATCGTTGACGCCGTCGCCGGTCATCGCGACGGTATGGCCCGCCTGCTGCAGGGCGATGACGATGTTCTTCTTCTGCGCCGGGGTCACGCGGCCGAAGACAACGTGCTCTTCGAGCACCTTCGCGAGGGCATCCAGGTCGTCGGGAAGCTCACGCGCGTCGAAGCCGTCGACGACTTCGAGTCCGACCTCGCGAGCGATGGCGGCGACGGTGTGCGGGTTGTCGCCCGAGATGATGCGCACCTGAACGCCCTGGCTTGCGAAGTAGTCGAGCGTTTCACGGGCATCCGGTCGTACCTTCTCGCGAAAGGTCAGCAGCACCACGGGCTCGACCACGCCGGGCAGCCGCTCGAGGTCGACGTCTTCGGAGGTCAGCCGCGTCGGGGTGTGCGCCAGCACGAGGGTGCGGCGGCCGGACGAGGCCAATTCGGATGATCGGCGGCGCAACTCCGCATGGTCGGAGCCCGAGAACACCATCTCTGGGCCGCCGAGCACCCAGGTGCCCTCGGCGGCCGCGCCGAAACTCACGGCGCTCCACTTGCGGGCCGACGAGAACGGAATGCGCGCCTCGGGCTCGACCTTCGCGGTGATCGGGTAGGGAACGCTCAGGCAGCGGGCGGTCGCGTTGGCGTCGGGTTCGGCGCCGTACCAGGCGAGCACCGTCTGCCAGCCGGCCGCGCCGCCGATCGGGTGTACCTCGTCGAACACGATATCGCCCTCGGTCAGCGTGCCTGTCTTGTCGAGGCAGATGAGGTCGATGCGCGCGAGCCCCTCCACCGCGGCGAGTTCTTGAACCAGAACCTTCTGCGTCGACAGCTTCACGGCGCCCACGGCGAACGCGATGCTCGTCATGAGCACCAGCCCGAGCGGAATCATCGCGACGACCGACGCGATGGTCGACACCGCTCCGTTGCGCCACGACCCTGACTGAATCGCTTCGGGCCAGCCGCCCAACGCCACCATCTGCGCATTCAGCACGAGCAGCGCCACCGGTCCGATGATCCAGGCGATCCACTTCAGCACCCGGTTGATGGATGATCGCAGCTCACTCGTGACCAGCGAGAACTTCTTCGCGTCGCTGGCGACACGGTTCGCGTACGAATCCGCACCGACGTGCGAGACACGTGCAATTCCCTCGCCGCCGACGACGATGGAACCGGAAAGTACCGTGTCGCCCGCTGTTTTGTCGACGGCATCCGACTCGCCCGTGAGCATCGACTCGTCGAGCTGCAGCCGGGTCTGGTCGACGACCACGGCATCGGCCGACACCTGGTCTCCCGCGCGCAGCACCACGATGTCGTCGAGCACCAGACCGGCGACGGGAATGTTCTGCTCGGCGCCGTCGCGCATCACCCGGGCCGTGGGTGCATGCATCAACGCAAGGCGGTCGAGCGAGCGCTTCGCCCGGAACTCCTGAACCGACCCGATGACGGTGTTGGCGATGGCGCTGAACCCGAACAGGGCGTCTTGCCAGCGGCCCAGAACGAGTAGCACGAGAAAACAGGCCGCGATGATGCCGTTGAAGAGCGTGAAGAGGTTGGCGCGAACGATGCTCCAGGCGCTGCGGCTCGATGCCGCGACGTAAGCGTTGTCGTGCCCCTCGGCGACGCGCTGCTCGACCTCGGCGGTCGACAGGCCTGGCTGCATCGTGGCGACGTCGGTCATGGCAGTTCCCCTCCAGATGATGCCGTCAGTGCAGATGATGCCGGCAGTGCAGATGGCGGCGTCAGTGACTCAACGGTAGTCCCTGGCTCACGTCGCTGGTCGTGCGCAACCCCACCTGGCGCAACTCGAGCTGTGAAACCACGAGGGCGGCGAGGTCGTTGAGGTTCTCGACCTCGGCGTCTGTCGCCTCGCTGGGCGCAAAATCCATCACGGCGAGGGTGCCGATGAGCTCGCCGCTCGTGCGTTTCAGCGGCACGCCCACGTAGAACCGCATGCCGACAGGGCCGGTCACGAGCACGTTGTCAGACGTGCGAGAGTCGAGCATGCCGTCTTCGATGACCACCGCGTCCACCTGCGGCGCCATGAGCGTCGAGAGATCGAGGTCGTTTGCGAGGCGCTCGAGGTCGCGCCGGTCGATGTCATCGC
Coding sequences:
- a CDS encoding ABC1 kinase family protein → MFEIVILVILGILSAVFVGFASRRVLGVPIGWPRSIVVGILVFICGLPFATWVLRETGAMSGTQAEASDAVILTLIVLSIAWVFALGVGLLVILEAVFPTTSLRNPIDVVRAGLQQQKRTRRYLQILEIASRNGAGWLFRGRNRNDADLNTSEQRAAAIVRTINQSGVTFVKLGQVLSTRRDIVPEPYLTALASLQSSATTIPWPAVKAVIEEELGRPISDVFQAIDESPLAAASVAQVHTGILLDGTQVVVKVQRPEARAQVAADVDIILRLAKTAEVHTQQGRDLRAESVAKGFTQTLLDELDYRIEYSNTEMIRQTLVEIAKHADEKDITIDVPTVYPQASTRRMITMDLVDGQPLSRASAALGEMTTEARHTLAVGLMNAVLEQIIVCGVFHADLHPGNVILREDQSLGLIDFGAIGIIEKSARENLAALLLAASSEDDIAATDALMLIVDVPETADIESFRHDIGLVLTTVRFRRGGGGSIFSLMLDVIRQHHIALPATLSSAFRSFATLEGCLKVIVPDFDLVTEAFPRVPTLMRRMLDPKRLAIGVQAQLAVGRALLRKFPRRIDSIMAKLDSGDFGIRIRSFSEGDDRQWLNGVVSEFVGVFVSVAAVVISIILVINGVGPLIAPNLHLFDLLGAVVGFFGFLGIMRSVLRAFFANRGRVGR
- a CDS encoding HAD-IC family P-type ATPase → MTDVATMQPGLSTAEVEQRVAEGHDNAYVAASSRSAWSIVRANLFTLFNGIIAACFLVLLVLGRWQDALFGFSAIANTVIGSVQEFRAKRSLDRLALMHAPTARVMRDGAEQNIPVAGLVLDDIVVLRAGDQVSADAVVVDQTRLQLDESMLTGESDAVDKTAGDTVLSGSIVVGGEGIARVSHVGADSYANRVASDAKKFSLVTSELRSSINRVLKWIAWIIGPVALLVLNAQMVALGGWPEAIQSGSWRNGAVSTIASVVAMIPLGLVLMTSIAFAVGAVKLSTQKVLVQELAAVEGLARIDLICLDKTGTLTEGDIVFDEVHPIGGAAGWQTVLAWYGAEPDANATARCLSVPYPITAKVEPEARIPFSSARKWSAVSFGAAAEGTWVLGGPEMVFSGSDHAELRRRSSELASSGRRTLVLAHTPTRLTSEDVDLERLPGVVEPVVLLTFREKVRPDARETLDYFASQGVQVRIISGDNPHTVAAIAREVGLEVVDGFDARELPDDLDALAKVLEEHVVFGRVTPAQKKNIVIALQQAGHTVAMTGDGVNDALAIKEADIGIAMDSGSQATKAVARIILLDGRFSRLPGVVAEGRQVIANVERVSMLFLTKTAYATGLAIIFGALLLQFPFLPRQLSVVDGLTIGLPSFFLALMPNSRRYIPGFLRRSLSFAIPAGIVIALALALYVRLSTDAGIGEAELRTGSTLILAIVGLWILIVLSRPIDGIKTLIIGAMMIGLVLVYSIPLVSNFLELVNPSLTTALLVILISALTIGAIEIVRFVHVRYVRRSQARILARAK